A window of Hordeum vulgare subsp. vulgare chromosome 5H, MorexV3_pseudomolecules_assembly, whole genome shotgun sequence genomic DNA:
TCGCGCCAGGTGGGGTCGAGGCGGGCCCTGCCTCCAACAGTGCGCCAATGGCGGATGGGCGACACGTGGGAGGAAATCGGAGCGCTCGTTTTGGCTCCGATGGCAGTATAAAAGCCCCCACCGCGCCGAGACTTGACCTAGAGGAATCATTTTCCCATTTCTGGTCGGCGCAGCCTAGAAGCCCTAGATCGAGAGCGAGCGATTCCTTCGGTTGGTGGAGAGGGAAGGTTGGAGGAGATCTGCGATCCTTCGCGGTGGTGGCTGCGTCTCCTCCTACGATGGGGGGTGGAGGTCGAGGCTTCCGAGGAGAGCGACGGGGGGAGCCTGGTCGTGGTGCTCGCGGGCCCGGTCATGCTCCTGGACGGGGCGGTGGCCGTGATGGAGACCGGAGCAAATACTCCTGGAAgagggacgacgacaacaacaacgcgtCTACTTCCAATGTCGCCTCCGGATCTGATGACACCTCGCGATGGGATGAGGCTGCGATGGGGAAGCAGGCTGTGGATGGTGGGATCTGGGTACCCACGAGCCATGGATCTTCTGGATCCGCTAGTGAGGGTGCGGATCGCCAGATCCCCAATCCTCCTCGTCACAATCAAGGGAACAAAGCGTATCAGGTGACTCCTTCCAATGTTTTTGATCCCTGCCTCATTTGCAAGTCTCGTGAGCATGTTCCCGCGTTTAGGGCACAAGCTTTCTGTGAAAGGTGTGGTCGATTGGGTCATCTTGCATCTGTTTGTTGTGAGTTCTTACCGTGGAGTTATGTTGCCTCTATGTGTGCTTTTCAATCGAGGGGGCAAGGATTTTATTACATACATGATTCATGTTCGGCTAATCAGATGAAGGAGAGATCTAATAATATTGTAGTAAATATCGTTGAAGGGGAGACATCTACTAGACAAATGGAGCTTGATCTTAATGACTATCTGGCCACAGGATGGCGATGTTCGGCTCATGCTATTGGCCCGGGTGTTTTTGTGGTGAGGTTTCCTAATCCCAGGGTTGTAGCTCAGATTTGTTATGTGGGTCACACTGTACTTAAGACGAGCGGTGTTGTTATTAATGTGACTAAGTGGTCTTCAGCTGTTGGGTCTAAGGGGGTGATGGAAGTGGCCTGGGTTAAGATTAGTAATGTTCCTCTGGataaaaaaagtgagagaaataTGGCTTATGTTGCTTCCTTGGTACGTGTTCCCTTGGAAATCGATAGTGCAACCTTACACCGTCGTGCCTCTGCTAGGGTGAAGGTTAGGTGCAGAAATGTTGATGATATTCCTTCTGTAGCTGAGGCTGTTCTAGGGGAGCATTTTTATGATTTCTATTTTGAGGTGGACCAGGTTCTGGTGAAAGATCCTAATAGGGGTGAATTCCTTCTTAGCTCTGTGAGGAGCAATGATAAGGAAAAAAGTGATGATATTGATACTAATGTGAATAAGAAACCTAGAAATGATGAAATTCCCAGGGGGACTGTGGAGGAAAAAAATGATAATATTCAGACTGGGAAAAAAAAGCAACTCCAAGAATCCCAAGAGAGCATAGAATCTGATGTTTCCTTGCATACTTCACTATTGATTGATTCTATGGCTATGGATTTTATGGAAGAAGAGAAACATGTAAGTATTAAATGTTTGGGAGGTGATATAAATGAAAAATTGATATCTCCTGAAAATAATAAAAGAATCCTTTGCTGATATGGTGAGGATTACTCCTCAGGTGGTATATGTTGATGCTGAGATGGGTGAATTTGATGTTGGAAAGGTGGAATATAGGGTGGAATCTCCTGATACTGCTGTGGAAGTGGAGGTGATTCCTACTCCTCCCCTGGCTACTGAGGAGAATTTGAGATTCAGTCTCCGTAATGTGCAGAGTAAGATGGATGATGTCCAGCTGaaggctgctgctgctgtcaaGAAAAGGAATGTGGAAGGTATATTACACTCACATAATTCTTTCGATGCTCTGTCTAATCCAAATATGGTGTTAGCTGCTTCTAAGATGGGGATTATTATTCCTGATAATGATTTTGTTAATATCGATGTTATTAGGGAGTTGGAGAAATTTAGGAATAATAATTCTAATGCGGAGAGAGAGGGTATAGTAGAGGCTGAGGAGAATGTGAATAATATGACGCTAATTAATGTTAATGGTGTAGTTACTCCGCTAGATTTAAATTGGATGGAGGAAGGTAATGTTGAGGAGGATGATTTTACGCTTGTGCGGTCTAGGAAAAAGAATAAATTGAAAAAAAACTATTGTGATAGCTAGACCTGTTACTAGAAGCCAGAAAAGTGAATCATCTTCGGCTAAAAAAATGGGTGCCCCTACTGTGCTTCCTAGTAGGGTCCCCAAGGAGAGGAAAAATTCAAAAGGATTTATATGAAAGGGGTCTTTTGGAACTGTAGGGGAGCAGGTAGGAAAGGGATGGCCTCCTGTTTTGCAGACATTATTAAAGATCATTCTCTTGATTTTATTGGTATTCAAGAAACCAAGAAGAAGGAGTTTCCTGCTAAATACTTAAGTAGAATGGATCCTTGTGGTTATTTTGCATGGAATTTTTTATCATCTGTGGGGAGATCGGGGggtatcctttgtgggattaaaaaAGAGAACTTGGAGATGGTTTCCTCGATGATAGGGAACTTTATGGTTCATGCTCGTGTGTTTGATGTGGAAAAGAAATGTATGTGGGTTTTAATTGTAGTTTATGGAGCGGCTCATGATGATCGTAAAGATGAATTCCTGGATGAAATGCTTGTTACCtgtcactgttggaattatgccctagaggcaataataaatatagttattattataattcctgtatcaagataatcgtttattatccatgttataattgtattgaatgaagactaatttacatgtgtggatacatagacaaaacaccgtccctagtaagcctctagttggctagccagttgatcaaagatagtcagtgtcttctgattatgaacaaggtgttgttgcttgataactggatcacgtcattaggagaatcacgtgatggactagacccaaactaatagacgtagcatgttggtcgtgtcattttgttgctactgttttctgcgtgtcaag
This region includes:
- the LOC123452245 gene encoding uncharacterized protein LOC123452245 isoform X1, whose translation is MVRITPQVVYVDAEMGEFDVGKVEYRVESPDTAVEVEVIPTPPLATEENLRFSLRNVQSKMDDVQLKAAAAVKKRNVEGLLTGKDKLALERGAKMLKRNALNPLGICAAPKEDC
- the LOC123452245 gene encoding uncharacterized protein LOC123452245 isoform X2, producing MVRITPQVVYVDAEMGEFDVGKVEYRVESPDTAVEVESKMDDVQLKAAAAVKKRNVEGLLTGKDKLALERGAKMLKRNALNPLGICAAPKEDC